The proteins below are encoded in one region of Accipiter gentilis chromosome 12, bAccGen1.1, whole genome shotgun sequence:
- the MGST2 gene encoding microsomal glutathione S-transferase 2, translating into MHTSCLHAEAAGNMAGDLIFLAAVSLLSAFQQCHFAWLVGKSRMKHKVMPPAVTGAPEFDRTFRAQQNCVEFYPIFLTVLWTAGWFCNQELASFLGVLYVFARYKYFHGYVQSVKGRLTGFYLNLIILMCLITLGAAGIVNSFLDEYLDFSIMKKLRKLF; encoded by the exons ATGCACACATCCTGCTTGCACGCGGAAGCTGCTGGGAACATGGCTggtgatttaatttttcttgcGGCTGTCTCTCTTCTTTCCGCCTTCCAGCAAT GTCATTTTGCTTGGCTGGTGGGGAAATCAAGAATGAAGCACAAGGTCATGCCCCCAGCTGTCACTGGAGCTCCAGAATTTGACAGAACATTTCGTGCACA GCAAAACTGTGTGGAGTTTTACCCAATATTCCTGACTGTCCTCTGGACTGCAGGATGGTTTTGTAACCAAG aattaGCTTCCTTTCTGGGTGTGTTGTATGTGTTTGCCCGCTACAAGTACTTCCATGGTTATGTACAGTCTGTGAAAGGAAG GTTAACAGGTTTTTATTTGAACTTGATAATTCTAATGTGCTTGATAACCCTGGGTGCAGCTGGGATTGTTAACAGCTTTCTGGATGAATACCTGGACTTCAGCATTATGAAGAAACTACGTAAATTGTTCTGA